A single Polyangiaceae bacterium DNA region contains:
- the rpmB gene encoding 50S ribosomal protein L28, with the protein MARSDFTGKRRMRARNVSHSNIKTPRWQHVNVQRRRLWVAELGRFVTLKLTTSDLRTIDKIGVLEYAKRHGVKIA; encoded by the coding sequence ATGGCTAGAAGTGATTTTACCGGCAAGCGGCGGATGCGCGCTCGCAACGTTTCGCACTCCAACATCAAGACCCCCCGCTGGCAGCACGTCAACGTGCAGCGTCGTCGGCTGTGGGTGGCCGAGCTCGGTCGCTTTGTGACGCTCAAGCTCACAACCAGCGATCTACGCACGATCGACAAGATCGGCGTGCTCGAGTACGCGAAGCGCCACGGCGTCAAGATCGCCTGA
- a CDS encoding N-formylglutamate amidohydrolase yields the protein MSSLIARFCVEEPTTTETPVVVEVPHAGLQATAEELNTLIAPAGALARDADLYVDELYADATSAGATLIYSRVSRYICDLNRAPQDIDALAVVGGRAPAAPHGLVWRSTTDGTPALVRPLTAPELERRLDEIYRPYHDALGRLLERKRSQFGYAILLCGHSMPSRGRPDALGRAPERADVVPGSRGGTSAHPSVIDLAEQIARGQGFSVAHDDPYRGGFSTAHYGRPTVNVHALQIELARRLYMDERTLARKPNDFEATRDFCNTLVRSLGELRLT from the coding sequence GTGTCGTCGCTCATCGCCCGCTTCTGTGTGGAGGAACCCACCACCACCGAGACACCCGTCGTGGTGGAGGTGCCCCATGCCGGGCTGCAAGCGACCGCCGAAGAGCTCAACACGTTGATCGCGCCAGCCGGCGCGCTGGCTCGCGACGCCGACTTGTACGTTGACGAGCTATACGCCGACGCCACCAGCGCCGGAGCAACGCTGATCTATTCACGGGTCAGTCGTTACATCTGTGATTTGAATCGCGCGCCTCAGGACATTGACGCGCTCGCCGTCGTGGGCGGAAGGGCCCCAGCAGCTCCTCACGGCTTGGTCTGGCGAAGCACCACGGATGGCACCCCCGCGTTGGTGCGTCCCCTCACGGCTCCAGAACTCGAGCGGCGCCTCGACGAAATCTACCGGCCCTACCACGATGCCCTTGGACGACTGCTTGAGCGCAAGCGCTCCCAGTTTGGCTACGCGATCTTGCTTTGCGGCCACTCAATGCCCAGCCGTGGCCGCCCGGACGCCCTGGGCCGAGCGCCCGAGCGCGCCGATGTGGTTCCTGGCAGCCGCGGTGGCACCAGCGCGCACCCCAGCGTGATCGACCTAGCGGAGCAAATCGCACGTGGGCAGGGCTTCAGCGTCGCTCACGACGATCCGTATCGGGGTGGCTTCTCGACTGCACACTACGGTCGACCAACCGTCAATGTGCACGCCCTGCAGATTGAGCTCGCCCGGCGGCTCTACATGGATGAGCGAACCCTCGCCAGAAAACCCAATGATTTCGAGGCGACCCGCGACTTCTGCAACACCTTGGTGCGAAGTTTGGGCGAGCTTCGCCTGACTTGA
- a CDS encoding tyrosine recombinase XerD, translating into MRWDALTDLYLDHLRVERALSRHTVAAYARDLTKWCSFAAEQGRDEAEQGDLKLVAEWQRALHLGGLGPRSSARHLSALRGMARFAIREGVLQHDFTALATRPKVPRPLPHPLTESETLELLDAPDGSTPSGLRDRAMLALAYAAGLRVSELVSLRLGDLDLQRGVVSALGKGNKRRLVPIADLALQRLAEYLAARKARPRDGDWVFMSPRGGALTRQAFWKIVRRHALSAGLSQRVHPHQLRHSFATHLLRGGADLRSVQTLLGHADVSTTEIYTQVTRDHVREAHRRSHPRG; encoded by the coding sequence ATGCGCTGGGACGCGCTCACGGATCTCTACCTGGACCACTTACGAGTGGAACGCGCGCTCAGTCGCCACACGGTGGCGGCGTACGCCCGCGATTTGACCAAATGGTGCAGCTTCGCGGCAGAACAAGGCCGAGACGAAGCCGAGCAGGGCGATCTGAAGCTAGTCGCTGAGTGGCAGCGCGCGCTGCACCTCGGCGGCCTGGGGCCGCGCAGCAGCGCGCGCCACCTCTCGGCTTTGCGAGGCATGGCTCGCTTCGCCATTCGAGAAGGCGTGCTGCAGCACGACTTCACGGCACTCGCGACGCGCCCCAAGGTACCTCGCCCCCTACCCCACCCGCTGACGGAGAGCGAAACGCTGGAGCTACTGGATGCGCCCGATGGGTCGACGCCGAGCGGACTGCGCGACCGTGCAATGCTCGCGCTGGCTTACGCCGCGGGGCTCCGGGTGTCCGAGCTGGTGAGCCTGCGTCTCGGTGATCTGGACCTGCAGCGAGGCGTAGTCAGCGCCTTGGGCAAAGGCAACAAGCGTCGCCTGGTTCCCATCGCGGATCTCGCGCTCCAGCGCCTCGCGGAGTACCTCGCAGCGCGCAAGGCGCGTCCGCGCGACGGTGACTGGGTGTTCATGTCGCCCCGAGGCGGCGCCCTCACCCGCCAAGCGTTCTGGAAGATCGTGCGCCGCCATGCGCTTTCCGCGGGGCTCAGCCAACGGGTGCATCCCCATCAGCTGCGCCACTCCTTCGCGACCCATTTGCTGCGCGGCGGAGCCGACTTGCGCAGCGTCCAGACGTTGCTCGGTCACGCAGACGTCTCGACCACCGAGATCTACACCCAGGTCACCCGCGATCACGTGCGCGAAGCGCATCGCCGCAGCCATCCCCGCGGCTGA
- a CDS encoding indole-3-glycerol-phosphate synthase: MASGVLDGILAQKREEIARMQAAPTPAPGPLPRPLQLARRGGPLRLICEIKRRSPSAGELDQTLSVVERAGRYAASGADMLSVLTDERFFGGSFAHIQQIRAATPEVPILCKEFILDEIQLDYARHAGADAVLLIVRCLGERTAELLRAARARGLGALVEIVDEAERSIALEAGADFIGVNSRDLDKLNIDVGRAARLIDTLPPHVVAAQLSGLRSAEDVRAVAEGRADAALIGEALMRQPDPSALLGAMREAADG; this comes from the coding sequence ATGGCTAGCGGAGTGCTCGACGGCATCCTCGCGCAGAAGCGCGAAGAGATCGCACGCATGCAGGCAGCACCAACGCCTGCACCCGGCCCTTTGCCACGACCGCTCCAGCTTGCGAGGCGCGGCGGACCGCTGCGCTTGATCTGCGAGATCAAGCGTCGTTCGCCCTCCGCTGGCGAGCTAGACCAGACGCTCTCCGTCGTGGAGCGCGCCGGGCGTTACGCTGCGAGCGGCGCCGATATGCTGAGCGTGCTGACGGACGAACGCTTTTTTGGCGGTTCATTTGCGCACATCCAGCAAATCCGCGCGGCAACCCCCGAGGTCCCCATCCTGTGCAAGGAGTTCATCCTCGACGAGATCCAGCTCGACTACGCGCGGCACGCGGGGGCTGACGCAGTGCTGCTCATCGTGCGCTGCCTCGGAGAGCGGACCGCTGAGCTCCTGAGGGCTGCGCGGGCGCGCGGCTTGGGCGCGCTGGTCGAGATCGTGGACGAAGCCGAGCGGAGCATTGCGCTCGAAGCCGGCGCTGACTTCATCGGGGTCAACTCCCGCGACTTGGACAAGCTGAACATCGACGTGGGGCGCGCCGCTCGGCTGATCGACACGCTACCGCCGCATGTGGTGGCCGCGCAGTTGTCTGGGTTGCGTAGTGCGGAGGATGTGCGCGCCGTCGCGGAGGGACGCGCCGACGCCGCGCTGATTGGCGAAGCGCTGATGCGTCAACCGGATCCAAGCGCACTGCTTGGTGCAATGCGCGAAGCCGCGGACGGCTGA
- the trpD gene encoding anthranilate phosphoribosyltransferase yields MTTEEHVRFADAFHELERSGPGPGSVERVFSAILAGAWTPAQIAGYIVALRIRKESAQTIAEAARALRKAMIPVNHGHRVVLDTCGTGGDGQATLNISTGAAIIAAAHGRETGRFVVAKHGNRAVSSRSGSADVLESLGIDLGAGDEIATKLLDEVGIAFLMAPNHHPAMRFAAPVRRELGVRTVFNSLGPLANPARATHQLLGAYADDLLPILAETLSSLGSERAWVVRSQDGLDELSPFAPTRVVALDQGKLQEFSVSPEDFGLEKSAPGAIDGGDASFNAEVLRRVIGGEVHPSRDAFLLNAAASLVVALGLEPRAATAAARATLDSGAARKLLESWQALSKVGGHG; encoded by the coding sequence ATGACCACTGAAGAACACGTGCGCTTCGCCGATGCATTCCACGAGCTGGAGCGTAGCGGGCCAGGGCCTGGCAGCGTGGAACGCGTCTTCTCGGCGATCCTGGCGGGCGCATGGACACCGGCCCAAATCGCGGGGTACATCGTCGCGCTACGTATCCGCAAGGAATCCGCCCAGACCATCGCTGAGGCCGCGCGCGCGCTGCGCAAGGCGATGATCCCGGTGAATCACGGGCACCGCGTGGTGCTCGATACCTGCGGCACCGGCGGCGACGGTCAGGCAACGCTGAACATCTCGACGGGCGCCGCGATCATCGCTGCAGCTCACGGGCGCGAAACAGGCCGCTTCGTCGTGGCGAAGCACGGCAATCGCGCGGTTTCGAGCCGCTCCGGTAGCGCTGACGTGCTGGAGTCTCTCGGCATCGACCTTGGCGCTGGCGACGAGATCGCGACCAAGCTCCTCGACGAAGTCGGTATCGCCTTCTTGATGGCTCCGAACCACCACCCGGCGATGCGCTTCGCAGCGCCCGTGCGCCGGGAGCTCGGCGTGCGCACGGTGTTCAACTCCCTGGGTCCACTGGCGAACCCAGCGCGCGCGACGCATCAGCTACTGGGCGCCTACGCGGACGACTTACTTCCAATCCTCGCGGAAACTCTGAGTAGTCTAGGCAGCGAGCGCGCCTGGGTGGTGCGCAGCCAAGATGGCCTGGACGAGCTGAGCCCGTTTGCGCCGACCCGCGTCGTGGCTCTCGACCAAGGGAAATTGCAGGAGTTCAGCGTTTCGCCCGAGGACTTCGGCCTGGAGAAGAGCGCTCCAGGCGCGATCGACGGCGGTGACGCGAGCTTCAACGCCGAGGTGTTGAGGCGCGTGATTGGGGGGGAGGTGCACCCTTCTCGCGATGCGTTCCTCTTGAACGCCGCTGCTTCCCTGGTGGTCGCGCTGGGGCTCGAGCCGCGCGCCGCTACCGCTGCGGCTCGCGCGACCCTCGACTCAGGCGCCGCACGGAAACTCTTGGAGAGCTGGCAGGCGCTGTCCAAGGTCGGCGGCCATGGCTAG
- a CDS encoding aminodeoxychorismate/anthranilate synthase component II translates to MTAILVIDNYDSFTYNLVQYLETLGASCDVRLNDRISVEEVLAHEARGVLLSPGPGTPDDAGVTLDVIAQVGGKKPLFGVCLGHQSIGQHFGGDVVRASRLMHGKTSPIEHTGVGVFKELPNPFEATRYHSLLVEPSSLPDVLEVTAKTAEGEIMGLRHKTLPIEGVQFHPESILTEHGMKLVDNWLRSL, encoded by the coding sequence GTGACCGCCATCCTGGTGATCGACAACTACGACTCGTTTACCTACAACCTGGTGCAGTACCTGGAGACGCTGGGCGCGAGCTGCGACGTGCGACTCAACGACCGCATCAGCGTCGAGGAAGTGCTCGCCCACGAGGCGCGTGGCGTCTTGCTCTCTCCGGGGCCAGGCACGCCGGACGACGCTGGCGTCACCCTCGATGTGATCGCCCAAGTCGGCGGCAAGAAGCCGCTCTTCGGCGTGTGCCTCGGGCACCAGTCGATTGGTCAGCACTTCGGCGGCGACGTGGTGCGCGCGAGCCGTCTGATGCATGGGAAGACATCGCCCATCGAGCACACCGGAGTCGGCGTCTTCAAGGAGCTGCCGAATCCCTTCGAGGCCACGCGCTACCACTCCTTGTTGGTCGAGCCGTCGAGCTTGCCCGACGTGCTGGAGGTGACGGCGAAGACCGCAGAGGGGGAAATCATGGGCCTCCGGCACAAAACGCTGCCCATCGAAGGCGTGCAATTTCACCCGGAGTCGATCCTCACGGAACACGGCATGAAGCTGGTCGACAACTGGCTGAGGTCCCTATGA
- a CDS encoding PilZ domain-containing protein: MPELTQSERRAAARQPFDVYFNKYLEGQPYLCRSVDLSRTGMKVLRLSEPVSTLDAFPVELQLPGDPESVWIWARAVRSEQADQALEFVGIDDADRARIERYLAA, encoded by the coding sequence ATGCCGGAACTCACTCAGTCGGAACGCCGGGCGGCCGCTCGCCAGCCGTTCGACGTCTATTTCAACAAGTACCTCGAGGGACAGCCCTACCTCTGCAGGTCGGTCGACCTCTCACGTACAGGCATGAAGGTGCTGCGGCTCTCGGAGCCGGTGAGCACGCTCGATGCGTTCCCGGTTGAGCTGCAGCTACCCGGCGACCCGGAGAGCGTGTGGATCTGGGCACGAGCCGTGCGCAGCGAGCAAGCCGACCAGGCTCTCGAGTTCGTCGGCATCGACGACGCCGATCGAGCGCGTATCGAGCGCTACCTCGCGGCTTGA
- a CDS encoding HlyC/CorC family transporter, producing MFSAASAGMNALTTARIGALAEKLGGARGAALLRYRAHGSSIRTRWLVCRVLGIAATAILAARWVPLEGPRLTLGATLLSLVLYGVPAEIFRGLAERTAERSAPHLLRVLRPIELLISPLALPFYLLGRIATGSIERPTQQEGVTESEVEIIVKEGEENGSLGHEQSEMIRNVLDFSDLMAADVMVPRTRVTTLPIECPLDEVLRIVGEKGHSRYPVVRDRVDNVVGLLHVKDLIRFLSDNSPEDFRVEHVTRKPIAFVPEGQACSSVLADMRAGRHHMAIVIDEFGGMSGIVTLEDLIEEIVGDIRDEHDQEEAPIVDLGDGRLMVNASVPIGDLSRYLGVEFEDGDYHSLGGFIIDRLGRVPGEGSMVSEFGLDFIVREADERHVVKVEIIREAPSPDSLMPRSSSRSQSAA from the coding sequence GTGTTCTCCGCAGCGTCCGCAGGTATGAACGCGTTGACCACGGCCCGCATTGGAGCGCTCGCCGAGAAGCTGGGAGGAGCACGCGGAGCAGCGTTGTTGCGCTATCGCGCGCACGGTTCGTCGATCCGCACGCGTTGGCTCGTGTGTCGAGTGCTCGGCATCGCGGCTACGGCGATCCTGGCTGCGCGTTGGGTGCCCCTCGAAGGGCCGAGGCTCACCCTCGGCGCGACGCTGTTGTCCTTGGTGTTGTACGGGGTGCCAGCGGAGATTTTCCGTGGTCTCGCGGAGCGCACTGCAGAACGCAGCGCGCCACACCTGTTGCGCGTGCTGCGACCCATCGAGCTCTTGATCTCACCGCTGGCGTTGCCCTTCTATCTGCTTGGCCGCATCGCGACGGGCAGCATCGAGCGCCCGACGCAGCAAGAGGGCGTCACGGAGAGCGAAGTCGAGATCATCGTCAAGGAAGGCGAGGAGAACGGCTCGCTTGGGCATGAGCAGTCGGAGATGATCCGCAACGTCCTCGACTTCAGCGATCTGATGGCCGCGGATGTGATGGTTCCCCGCACTCGAGTGACGACGCTGCCCATTGAGTGCCCCCTCGACGAGGTGCTGCGCATCGTGGGCGAAAAGGGCCACTCCCGTTACCCGGTCGTGCGCGACCGCGTCGACAACGTCGTGGGCTTGCTCCACGTCAAGGACCTGATCCGTTTCCTCTCGGATAACAGCCCCGAGGACTTCCGCGTGGAGCATGTGACTCGCAAGCCCATCGCGTTCGTGCCTGAGGGCCAGGCGTGCTCCAGCGTGCTCGCGGACATGCGCGCCGGGCGCCATCACATGGCGATCGTGATCGACGAGTTCGGCGGGATGAGCGGCATCGTCACGCTCGAAGACTTGATCGAAGAAATCGTCGGCGACATCCGCGATGAGCACGACCAGGAGGAGGCACCCATCGTCGACCTCGGCGACGGCCGCCTGATGGTAAACGCCAGTGTGCCGATCGGCGACTTGAGCCGCTACCTGGGCGTCGAGTTCGAAGATGGCGACTACCACTCCCTCGGCGGCTTCATCATCGACCGCCTGGGTCGCGTGCCTGGAGAAGGCTCCATGGTCAGCGAGTTCGGACTCGACTTCATCGTGCGCGAAGCGGACGAGCGCCATGTGGTGAAGGTGGAGATCATCCGCGAGGCGCCCTCTCCCGACTCGCTGATGCCCCGCAGCAGCAGCCGCAGCCAGTCTGCCGCCTGA
- the truB gene encoding tRNA pseudouridine(55) synthase TruB produces MSPHGVLIVDKPTGPTSHDVVARARRVFKTRAVGHAGTLDPLASGVLLVLVGEATKLSSWLTLASKRYQTRMRLGAESDTLDAQGTLREVRYAQPTEEQVSAALAEEKLRTSQVPPSVSAIKVDGQRAYDLTRKGEAPELPPRNVSVQELELLSADERELELRLTVSKGYYVRALARDLAQRLDTAGYLTELRRLASGPFGIEEAVGWPPEEPPALLSVSEAARRSLPVAELNEEGNARAACGKRLDGTCFTSPPPLHPETPSASEPPVAWYHASRLVALGRAEGELFRVVRGFNPELCGELSSPLALPG; encoded by the coding sequence ATGTCACCGCACGGGGTGCTGATCGTCGACAAGCCAACTGGGCCCACCTCCCACGACGTAGTCGCGCGCGCGCGGCGAGTGTTCAAGACGCGCGCCGTAGGTCACGCTGGCACCCTGGACCCGCTTGCGAGTGGTGTTCTGTTGGTGCTCGTCGGCGAGGCCACGAAGCTGTCATCGTGGCTGACCTTGGCGAGCAAGCGCTATCAAACTCGCATGCGCCTCGGCGCTGAGAGTGACACCTTGGACGCCCAGGGGACGCTGCGTGAGGTGCGTTATGCGCAGCCAACTGAGGAGCAAGTGTCTGCGGCGTTGGCCGAGGAAAAGCTGCGCACGAGCCAGGTTCCGCCGAGCGTGAGCGCTATCAAGGTCGATGGTCAGCGCGCGTATGACCTCACCCGCAAGGGCGAGGCTCCGGAACTCCCACCACGAAACGTCAGCGTTCAGGAGCTGGAGCTACTGAGCGCAGACGAGCGGGAGCTGGAGCTCAGACTGACGGTGTCGAAGGGCTACTACGTGCGCGCCTTGGCGCGCGATCTCGCGCAGCGGCTCGACACCGCCGGCTACTTGACGGAGCTGCGGCGCCTCGCAAGCGGGCCGTTCGGGATTGAGGAGGCGGTGGGCTGGCCGCCGGAGGAGCCGCCGGCGCTGTTGAGCGTCTCCGAAGCCGCTCGGCGTAGCTTGCCCGTCGCCGAGCTGAACGAGGAAGGCAACGCCCGGGCCGCTTGCGGTAAACGCCTCGATGGCACCTGTTTCACCTCTCCCCCACCCCTGCACCCAGAAACACCCAGTGCCAGCGAGCCGCCGGTGGCGTGGTATCACGCTTCGCGCTTGGTCGCCCTTGGGCGCGCCGAAGGAGAGCTTTTCCGCGTGGTAAGAGGCTTCAATCCGGAGCTCTGCGGCGAACTCAGCTCACCTCTAGCGCTTCCAGGTTGA
- a CDS encoding protein kinase, which produces MARQSVDYDRLGEYQLLERLGVGGMAEVYVATRSGPHGFVKRVALKCMLPELLQDTRFVEMFCDEARVMASLHHPNLVQVLDFGEVDGRLFMALEYVDGLSCAKLLRAVAAKGKRFPHGAALYIAGEVLSGLAYAHEHCDEQGRMLGLVHRDVSPGNILIGRTGEVKLTDFGILKSEVLDRRTLPGELKGKLGYMSPEQVIGGEVDARSDLFTLGIVLAEMLLARPLFPGRNELDVLSRIYDGDLGVLERHGSALPPVLHELLRRALARDPRDRFAGAREFREEVHAAMARLGLAPNDTVLLPWLHEARVLPNQSGTRPRVSADAARVPRPRLPNPEPLDPDRTPLEFDPLAPAPMAQPEAESAQIAPSGPRSAGPPESGPRPSFRPVAPSLPPRARRQQFGEREARLPPPPPPSSRRESARPTLPVGALARVRRELAASSEMTPPSSSAPRSQQQVSAALARSRTAPPPSGASRPRPPRPVSGAGPLRFNAASKSPELRLARPGELPVGPLSLPQLLGMAATGHIPRGSRVAFDGGAFSPVEAQPLLGRIVGRREYRLEPPHVAPTWSIEISGASLLPRLFEIAALRASGLVELKDSASLSPRIKHIYFKQGRAVCVLGNAQRELLGARLVAQGDIRPEILEQALVRSAQSGRRLGEELVLMNAVRPPILLRAVSLQVEERLLDGVRWRSGHAAFYAGTPLSPDLVGQAPDESVWLRVVRECFSLQEIQGLLAPWLDCAVERSHHAGAEQLLRQTHAPEALVLEFTDAASTLRQLFQSLAQDGVARGEEAVRSVFLGLVSGWLRLAGQRAFEL; this is translated from the coding sequence GTGGCGCGTCAGTCGGTCGATTATGACCGGCTAGGCGAGTACCAGCTGCTCGAGCGGCTTGGGGTCGGCGGCATGGCGGAAGTCTACGTCGCGACTCGTTCGGGGCCCCACGGGTTCGTCAAGCGCGTTGCTCTGAAGTGCATGTTGCCGGAGCTCCTTCAGGACACGCGTTTCGTGGAGATGTTCTGCGATGAAGCCCGCGTCATGGCTTCGTTGCACCACCCGAACTTGGTTCAGGTCCTGGATTTTGGGGAAGTGGACGGACGCCTCTTCATGGCGCTCGAGTACGTCGACGGCCTGTCCTGCGCGAAGCTCTTGAGGGCAGTGGCCGCCAAGGGGAAGCGGTTTCCACACGGAGCCGCCCTGTATATTGCGGGCGAGGTCTTGAGCGGTCTCGCCTACGCTCATGAGCACTGTGACGAACAAGGTCGGATGCTCGGTCTCGTGCATCGAGATGTGTCGCCCGGCAACATCCTGATCGGGCGAACCGGCGAAGTGAAGCTCACTGACTTCGGCATCTTGAAGAGCGAAGTGCTTGATCGTCGCACGTTGCCAGGGGAGCTCAAGGGCAAGCTTGGCTACATGAGCCCGGAGCAAGTCATCGGTGGGGAGGTCGACGCTCGCAGTGACCTGTTCACTCTCGGGATTGTCCTCGCGGAAATGTTACTGGCGCGACCGCTCTTCCCTGGACGGAACGAGTTGGACGTGCTGAGTCGAATCTACGACGGTGATCTAGGGGTGCTTGAGCGCCACGGCTCCGCGCTGCCTCCGGTGTTGCATGAGCTACTGCGGCGCGCCCTAGCGCGGGATCCGCGGGATCGCTTCGCGGGCGCCCGGGAGTTCCGGGAGGAAGTGCACGCGGCGATGGCGCGGCTTGGGTTGGCGCCGAACGACACCGTTCTCCTGCCCTGGCTCCATGAGGCGCGGGTGCTACCGAACCAGAGTGGAACGAGGCCCCGCGTGTCAGCGGACGCAGCTCGTGTTCCTCGCCCGCGGCTGCCGAACCCAGAACCACTCGACCCCGATCGCACTCCCCTGGAGTTCGATCCGTTGGCGCCGGCCCCGATGGCGCAGCCTGAAGCGGAGAGCGCGCAGATTGCGCCTAGTGGGCCACGCAGCGCCGGGCCGCCAGAATCAGGTCCCCGCCCGAGCTTCCGTCCCGTCGCTCCGTCGCTCCCACCACGGGCGCGGCGTCAGCAGTTCGGGGAGCGGGAGGCTCGCTTGCCACCACCGCCCCCGCCAAGCTCTCGTCGCGAGTCGGCACGGCCGACGCTGCCTGTTGGCGCCCTGGCGCGCGTGCGCCGCGAGCTCGCGGCCAGCTCCGAAATGACTCCGCCGTCCTCCAGCGCGCCGCGAAGTCAGCAACAGGTGTCTGCGGCACTCGCCCGGTCACGTACTGCACCTCCACCGTCGGGAGCTTCTCGGCCGCGTCCGCCGCGTCCAGTGAGCGGCGCGGGGCCGCTTCGTTTCAACGCCGCCTCGAAGAGTCCGGAGCTGCGCTTGGCGCGGCCTGGGGAGCTTCCGGTCGGACCGTTGAGTCTGCCGCAGTTGCTCGGTATGGCGGCTACGGGTCACATTCCGCGCGGCAGCCGTGTCGCGTTCGATGGCGGTGCGTTTTCTCCCGTGGAAGCGCAGCCCCTGCTCGGCCGTATCGTTGGCCGGCGTGAGTACCGCCTGGAGCCGCCCCACGTGGCGCCAACCTGGTCAATCGAGATCTCTGGTGCGTCGTTACTACCTCGGCTGTTCGAGATCGCCGCGTTACGTGCCTCCGGCCTGGTCGAACTCAAGGACTCAGCCTCGCTCTCGCCACGAATCAAGCACATCTACTTCAAGCAAGGCAGAGCGGTTTGTGTGCTTGGAAACGCTCAGCGAGAGCTGCTCGGCGCGCGTCTCGTCGCACAGGGGGACATACGCCCGGAGATTCTGGAGCAAGCGCTCGTGCGCTCCGCCCAGAGCGGCCGACGCTTGGGCGAGGAACTCGTGCTGATGAACGCGGTGCGACCACCAATCCTGCTCAGGGCCGTGTCGCTTCAAGTGGAAGAACGGCTGCTCGACGGGGTGCGTTGGAGGAGCGGACACGCGGCGTTCTATGCCGGTACGCCCTTGTCTCCCGACCTGGTTGGCCAAGCGCCCGATGAATCCGTCTGGCTGCGGGTCGTGCGGGAGTGCTTCTCGCTTCAGGAGATCCAGGGGCTCCTCGCGCCTTGGTTGGATTGCGCGGTCGAGCGCAGCCACCACGCGGGCGCGGAGCAGTTGCTTCGCCAAACGCACGCCCCGGAAGCGCTCGTGCTCGAATTCACCGACGCCGCGTCGACATTGCGCCAACTGTTCCAGAGCTTGGCCCAGGATGGCGTGGCTCGTGGCGAAGAGGCGGTGCGGTCGGTGTTCCTGGGGCTCGTCAGCGGATGGTTGAGACTCGCCGGACAGCGCGCGTTCGAGTTGTGA